ATAGAAGTTTTAACCCAGACGTAGATAAACTCGCACTTGAACATGATATTGATGGACTGATCAAGACCCTGAAAAAAGGCAATAAGAAAAATCGGGCCTTAGCAGCCAGGGCATTGGGAAGATTCAAGGAAAAAAAGGTATGTCAAGCCTTAACTGATGCATTGGAAGATGGAGATCCTGATGTTCGATGGAACTCTGCTACTTCTCTTGGAAAAATCGGGACAGTTGAGGCTACACCATTCCTTCTAAAGACACTTCATGATGAAAAATGGTATGTACGTCAACATGCTGCCGAGGCACTGGGTGAAATTGGTGATGAAACTGCGTTACTACCTCTTTTAAATTCATTAAAGGATAAAAAAATTAGAAACAATGTAGCAATTGCACTTGGCAATTTAGGGGATAATCGAGCAGTTGATCAATTACTGGAATCACTCAATGATGAAGACTTCAGTTTCCGAAGCGCTGCTGAAGAAGCACTAGGGATGATTGGCGATGAAAAGGCAGTTCCTGCTCTTATTGAGGCATTACAAGATGATAATGTTAGCGTTAGAAGGCATGCTGCAGGGGCGCTGGGTAAAATTGGTGATAAAAGGGCTATTAAGCCTCTCCTAGCAGCTATGGATGATGAAAAATGGTAC
This Methanobacterium sp. DNA region includes the following protein-coding sequences:
- a CDS encoding HEAT repeat domain-containing protein, translating into MRIFDRSFNPDVDKLALEHDIDGLIKTLKKGNKKNRALAARALGRFKEKKVCQALTDALEDGDPDVRWNSATSLGKIGTVEATPFLLKTLHDEKWYVRQHAAEALGEIGDETALLPLLNSLKDKKIRNNVAIALGNLGDNRAVDQLLESLNDEDFSFRSAAEEALGMIGDEKAVPALIEALQDDNVSVRRHAAGALGKIGDKRAIKPLLAAMDDEKWYVRLQVEEALQELNERLKKE